One genomic region from Cyanobium usitatum str. Tous encodes:
- the radA gene encoding DNA repair protein RadA, producing the protein MAKPSTFFVCTSCGAQARQFFGKCASCGSWNTLVEQKAAPAADSRRRRPVAEGAAAEAVVAGQPRRSEPIQAVGERALQRLSSGYGEFDRVLGGGLVPGSLVLVGGDPGIGKSTLLLQSARAMAARASVLYVSAEESAQQVKLRWRRLAEASTGEPEAGESNAGADFQLLAETDLELVLQELEALRPAVAIIDSIQALHDAELGSAPGSVSQVRECAAALARIAKRQDTALLLVGHVTKEGALAGPKVLEHLVDAVLTFEGDRFASHRLLRAVKNRFGATHELGVFEMRDRGLAEVTNPSELFLGSDEPSAGTATIVACEGTRPLVVELQALVSTTSYASPRRSATGIAVNRLHQILAVLEKHLGLPLSRFDCYLAVAGGLEVEEPAADLGVAAAVVASYRDLTLPPGTVLVGELGLGGQLRPVGQLELRLQEAARLGFTRAVVPKGTGLAKAAAGFGLQLLEAGGVAEALVAALGVNPADDRG; encoded by the coding sequence GTGGCCAAGCCCAGCACTTTTTTTGTCTGCACCAGCTGTGGAGCCCAGGCCCGCCAGTTTTTTGGCAAGTGCGCCAGCTGCGGCAGCTGGAACACCTTGGTTGAGCAAAAAGCTGCTCCGGCGGCCGACAGTCGGCGCCGGCGGCCAGTGGCCGAGGGTGCTGCCGCTGAAGCTGTTGTCGCCGGCCAGCCGCGACGCTCTGAGCCGATCCAAGCGGTTGGCGAGCGGGCCTTGCAGAGGCTTAGCAGCGGCTACGGCGAATTCGATCGGGTGCTGGGCGGTGGCCTGGTGCCCGGCTCCCTGGTGCTGGTGGGCGGCGACCCGGGAATTGGAAAGAGCACCCTGCTGCTGCAGAGCGCCCGCGCCATGGCGGCTCGGGCGTCGGTGCTCTACGTGAGTGCGGAGGAGTCGGCCCAGCAGGTGAAGCTGCGCTGGCGTCGCCTAGCGGAGGCCAGTACTGGCGAACCCGAAGCTGGCGAATCCAATGCAGGGGCTGATTTTCAGCTGCTCGCCGAAACCGATCTGGAGCTGGTGCTGCAGGAGCTGGAGGCGTTGCGGCCAGCGGTGGCGATCATTGACTCCATTCAGGCCCTCCATGACGCTGAACTGGGCAGCGCCCCTGGTTCGGTGTCCCAGGTGCGGGAATGTGCCGCGGCCCTGGCCCGCATTGCCAAGCGCCAGGACACCGCCCTGCTGTTGGTGGGCCACGTCACCAAGGAGGGCGCCCTGGCGGGCCCGAAGGTGCTCGAGCACCTGGTGGATGCGGTGCTGACCTTTGAGGGCGATCGCTTTGCCAGCCACCGGCTGCTGCGGGCGGTGAAAAACCGCTTCGGCGCCACCCATGAGCTGGGCGTTTTCGAGATGCGTGATCGGGGCCTGGCCGAGGTGACCAACCCCAGCGAGCTATTTCTCGGCAGCGATGAACCCAGCGCCGGCACCGCCACGATCGTGGCCTGCGAGGGCACCAGACCCCTGGTGGTGGAGCTGCAGGCCCTGGTCAGCACCACCAGTTACGCCAGCCCGCGCCGCAGCGCCACCGGCATCGCCGTTAACCGCCTGCACCAGATCTTGGCCGTGCTCGAAAAGCATCTGGGCCTGCCCCTGTCGCGCTTTGACTGCTACCTGGCGGTGGCCGGCGGCCTGGAGGTGGAGGAACCGGCGGCGGATCTCGGCGTGGCCGCTGCGGTGGTGGCCAGCTACCGGGACCTCACCCTGCCGCCCGGCACGGTGCTGGTGGGGGAGCTGGGACTGGGCGGTCAGCTGCGGCCCGTGGGGCAGCTGGAGCTGCGGCTGCAGGAGGCGGCGCGGCTGGGCTTCACCCGGGCGGTGGTGCCGAAGGGCACGGGCCTTGCCAAGGCGGCTGCCGGGTTTGGTCTGCAGCTGCTGGAGGCCGGTGGCGTGGCCGAGGCCCTGGTGGCCGCCCTGGGGGTGAATCCGGCGGATGATCGGGGTTAA
- a CDS encoding TA system VapC family ribonuclease toxin: MYCVDVNVLVQACVAASPRHQLARSWLLAHRASPEGLGLFSVVVSGFFRVATDRRVFSEPIDPAAAVAFIDSLTASTAVSVLDPGPRHWSLFRQMVLEYQPSSADMTDVYLAAAAQELNATWVSFDRGFARFKKLRWLNPVDI; encoded by the coding sequence ATGTACTGCGTCGACGTCAACGTGCTGGTGCAGGCCTGCGTGGCCGCTTCACCACGACACCAGCTGGCCCGCTCCTGGCTGCTTGCCCACCGAGCATCTCCAGAGGGGCTTGGCCTCTTTTCTGTTGTGGTCAGTGGTTTTTTTAGGGTTGCCACCGATCGCCGCGTCTTCAGCGAGCCCATTGATCCAGCTGCCGCTGTGGCCTTCATCGACAGTCTCACCGCCTCGACTGCAGTGTCCGTTCTCGACCCCGGGCCCCGCCATTGGAGCCTGTTTCGTCAGATGGTGTTGGAATATCAGCCAAGCTCGGCAGATATGACCGATGTTTACTTGGCGGCGGCGGCTCAGGAGCTAAATGCCACCTGGGTTTCCTTTGACCGTGGCTTTGCCCGCTTTAAAAAATTGCGCTGGCTCAATCCTGTCGATATTTGA
- a CDS encoding beta-ketoacyl-ACP synthase III, giving the protein MALVGCGSAVPAASITNQQLSERVDTNDEWIRTRTGIGARRIAGPSESLTCLASRAAQAALDHAGWSPEDVDLILLATSSPDDLFGTAPRVQGALGARRAVAFDLTAACSGFLFALITASQYLGSGAMKRALVIGADQLSRWVDWDDRSTCVLFGDGAGAVAVEACGAVDSGLLGFRMRSDGSRNGCLTLAQLDKHAPLLGELTAQQGGFAPIQMNGQEVYKFAVREVPAILSELLEATGTDPAQLDWLLLHQANQRILDAVADRFAIDHSQVLSNLALYGNTSAATIPLMLDEAVKDGRVQPGHLLASSGFGAGLSWGAALLRWQGPTD; this is encoded by the coding sequence ATGGCCTTAGTTGGATGTGGCAGCGCAGTGCCAGCAGCCAGCATCACCAATCAGCAACTCAGCGAGAGGGTTGACACCAATGACGAGTGGATCCGCACCCGCACTGGCATTGGCGCCCGCCGGATCGCCGGCCCCAGCGAATCCCTCACCTGCCTGGCCAGCCGCGCCGCCCAGGCCGCCCTCGACCATGCCGGCTGGAGTCCCGAGGATGTCGACCTGATCCTGCTGGCCACCTCAAGCCCCGACGATCTATTCGGCACGGCGCCACGGGTGCAGGGGGCCTTAGGCGCCAGACGCGCGGTGGCCTTCGATCTCACCGCCGCCTGCAGCGGCTTTCTGTTTGCCCTGATCACCGCCAGCCAATATTTGGGCAGCGGCGCCATGAAGCGGGCTCTGGTGATCGGCGCCGACCAGCTCAGTCGCTGGGTCGACTGGGACGACCGCAGCACCTGCGTGCTGTTTGGCGATGGTGCCGGTGCCGTGGCGGTGGAGGCTTGCGGAGCGGTCGACAGTGGCCTACTGGGTTTCCGCATGCGCTCCGACGGCAGCCGCAACGGCTGCCTAACCCTTGCCCAGCTCGATAAACACGCGCCCCTGCTCGGGGAGCTCACGGCCCAGCAGGGCGGCTTTGCGCCGATCCAGATGAACGGCCAAGAGGTCTACAAATTTGCGGTGCGAGAGGTGCCGGCAATCCTCAGCGAGTTGCTGGAGGCCACCGGCACCGACCCCGCGCAACTCGACTGGCTGCTGCTGCACCAGGCCAACCAGCGCATCCTCGACGCCGTTGCCGACCGCTTCGCCATCGACCACAGCCAGGTGCTGAGCAACCTGGCCCTCTACGGCAACACCTCGGCCGCCACGATTCCCTTGATGCTCGATGAAGCCGTCAAGGACGGCCGAGTGCAGCCGGGCCATCTACTGGCCAGCAGCGGCTTCGGCGCCGGCCTTAGCTGGGGTGCAGCGCTCCTGCGCTGGCAGGGCCCCACCGACTGA
- a CDS encoding YdcF family protein: MVSQPDPLQRPPLRRVQGRSRKRRSRKRRSRPWGLVALLLGGGLIWLSRGWWWPAPPPAQMILVLGGDVAREREAAALAARRGLPVVVSGGSNPEYAHWLFEQRQGLPSHQVQLDYRARDTLSNFTSLVDDLRQARIRHALLVTSSDHMDRALLVGRIVAGSRGIHLTPVPVSCADLCQPEGRRKVWGDGLRAAVWVLSGRDLKGWAGPAGGR; encoded by the coding sequence ATGGTGTCCCAACCCGATCCGCTGCAGCGCCCTCCCCTGCGCCGCGTTCAGGGGCGCTCCCGCAAGCGGCGCTCCCGCAAGCGGCGCTCCCGCCCCTGGGGGCTTGTGGCGCTGTTGCTAGGTGGTGGCCTGATTTGGTTGTCGCGCGGTTGGTGGTGGCCGGCGCCCCCGCCTGCCCAGATGATCCTGGTGCTGGGTGGCGATGTGGCGCGGGAGCGGGAGGCGGCGGCTTTGGCGGCCCGCCGGGGATTGCCGGTGGTGGTGAGTGGCGGCAGTAACCCTGAATATGCCCACTGGTTGTTTGAGCAACGCCAGGGCTTGCCGTCCCACCAGGTGCAGCTCGACTACCGAGCTCGCGACACCCTCTCCAATTTCACCTCCCTGGTGGACGATCTGCGCCAAGCCCGCATCCGCCACGCCCTGCTAGTCACCAGCAGTGACCACATGGACCGGGCGCTGCTGGTGGGACGGATTGTGGCCGGCAGCCGTGGCATCCACCTCACGCCGGTGCCGGTTTCCTGTGCTGATCTCTGTCAGCCGGAGGGTCGGCGCAAGGTGTGGGGCGACGGACTGCGGGCGGCCGTGTGGGTGCTGAGTGGCCGAGACCTCAAGGGCTGGGCGGGCCCAGCTGGTGGCCGTTGA
- a CDS encoding lysophospholipid acyltransferase family protein, with protein sequence MSQSSQPPALIRTPRPSLTYRLISYLLVFPIYRLLFRGRTAGNGNVPRQGALVVVANHGSHLDPPLLGHALGRPVAFMAKAELFRVPILGAIIRACGAYPVSRGASDREAIRTATNRLLEGWATGVFIDGTRQANGRINDPQAGAALLAARAGVPLLPVAIINSHRALGPGQAGARLLPIHIRIGTPIAPPASRRRADLDVATAACQAQINALLDQGLINGHQLGPPSP encoded by the coding sequence ATGAGCCAATCCAGCCAGCCGCCGGCCCTGATCCGCACACCGCGGCCCAGCCTCACCTACCGGCTGATCAGCTATCTGCTGGTGTTTCCGATTTACCGATTGTTGTTTCGCGGCCGCACCGCTGGCAACGGCAACGTGCCAAGGCAAGGGGCTTTGGTGGTGGTGGCAAACCACGGCTCCCACCTTGATCCCCCCCTCCTGGGCCACGCCCTTGGCCGGCCAGTGGCCTTCATGGCCAAGGCCGAGCTGTTCAGGGTGCCGATACTCGGCGCCATCATCCGGGCCTGCGGCGCCTACCCGGTGTCCCGTGGTGCCAGCGACCGCGAGGCCATCCGCACCGCCACCAACCGGCTGCTCGAGGGTTGGGCCACCGGCGTATTCATCGACGGCACCCGCCAGGCCAATGGCCGGATCAATGATCCCCAGGCTGGCGCCGCCCTACTGGCGGCCCGAGCCGGCGTTCCCCTGCTGCCGGTGGCGATCATCAACAGCCACCGGGCCCTGGGGCCTGGGCAAGCGGGCGCACGGCTACTGCCCATTCACATCCGCATTGGCACGCCAATTGCACCACCCGCCTCAAGGCGGAGAGCCGACCTCGACGTCGCCACGGCCGCCTGTCAGGCCCAGATCAATGCTTTGCTCGACCAGGGGCTGATCAACGGCCACCAGCTGGGCCCGCCCAGCCCTTGA
- the plsX gene encoding phosphate acyltransferase PlsX, which produces MPPKGPDKRAKPSRAIRRLVIWYRRNAAVTSLVDSATSAASSAANTAGNVAGTATSVAGNMANTVLQPLVFDPLRRLQRGLGGPGEDTPIKDADRLWVAVDGMGGDHAPGPILEGCLRAVELLPLRVRFVAETALLQAAVTAMGLQDELNEAVARGLIELVASGPSVGMNEEATVVRKKRDASINKAMDLVKQGEATAVYSAGNSGAVMAAAIFRLGRLKSIDRPAIGALFPTKDTEQQVLVLDVGANMDCKPAYLHQWALLGHIYSRDVLQVAQPRIGLVNIGEEECKGNELCLRTYPLLAEEQRFTFAGNCEGRDILSGQFDVVVCDGFTGNVLLKFLESVGSVLLDVIKEELPRGRRGKVGSAFLINNLRRIKKRLDHAEHGGALLLGVDGVCVIGHGSSKALSVLSALRLAHSAASHGVMANLHALSETGSPAEPVACD; this is translated from the coding sequence TTGCCTCCGAAGGGACCTGACAAGCGCGCCAAGCCCAGCCGGGCCATCCGCCGGCTGGTGATCTGGTATCGCCGCAACGCGGCGGTAACCAGCCTGGTGGATAGCGCCACTTCTGCCGCCAGCTCCGCCGCCAACACGGCTGGCAATGTGGCTGGCACCGCCACCAGCGTGGCCGGCAACATGGCCAACACGGTGCTGCAGCCGCTGGTTTTCGACCCCCTACGCCGCCTGCAACGGGGCCTGGGCGGACCGGGCGAAGACACACCGATCAAGGACGCCGACCGCCTCTGGGTAGCGGTGGATGGCATGGGTGGAGACCACGCCCCTGGGCCAATTCTGGAGGGCTGCCTGCGGGCCGTGGAATTGTTGCCCCTGCGGGTGCGGTTCGTGGCCGAAACGGCCCTGCTACAGGCCGCCGTGACCGCCATGGGCCTCCAGGACGAACTCAACGAAGCGGTAGCCCGCGGCCTGATCGAGCTTGTGGCCAGCGGCCCCTCGGTGGGCATGAACGAAGAGGCCACGGTGGTGCGCAAGAAGCGCGACGCCAGCATCAACAAGGCCATGGACCTGGTGAAGCAGGGCGAGGCCACGGCGGTCTATTCCGCTGGCAACTCCGGCGCCGTGATGGCTGCGGCGATCTTCCGGCTGGGCCGACTCAAGAGCATCGATCGCCCCGCCATCGGCGCCCTATTCCCCACCAAAGACACCGAACAGCAGGTGCTGGTGCTGGATGTGGGCGCCAACATGGATTGCAAGCCCGCCTACCTGCACCAGTGGGCCCTGCTTGGCCACATCTATAGCCGCGATGTATTGCAGGTGGCCCAGCCCCGCATCGGCCTGGTGAATATCGGCGAAGAGGAGTGCAAGGGCAACGAGCTCTGCCTGCGCACCTACCCCCTGCTAGCGGAAGAGCAGCGCTTCACCTTCGCCGGCAACTGCGAGGGGCGCGACATCCTCTCGGGCCAGTTTGACGTGGTGGTGTGCGACGGCTTCACCGGCAACGTGCTGTTGAAGTTCCTGGAATCCGTGGGCAGCGTGCTGCTGGATGTGATCAAAGAGGAACTGCCCAGGGGCCGCCGCGGCAAGGTGGGCTCGGCCTTCCTGATCAACAATCTGCGCCGTATTAAAAAGCGCCTCGACCATGCCGAACACGGCGGCGCCCTGCTGCTTGGCGTAGATGGGGTATGCGTAATCGGCCACGGCAGCAGCAAGGCCCTCTCCGTGCTCAGCGCCCTGCGCCTAGCCCACTCCGCCGCCAGCCACGGGGTGATGGCCAACCTCCACGCCCTCAGCGAAACGGGCAGCCCCGCAGAGCCAGTCGCCTGTGATTGA
- the tmk gene encoding dTMP kinase, whose product MGADFQVSAPAVAPRGRFVVLEGIDGCGKSTQIEALRRWLPTSGLLATGAELLVTREPGGTALGAALRQLLLHPPGEAAPEPMAELLLYAADRAQHVEQCIRPALAAGHWVLSDRYSGSTAAYQGYGRGLDLARIAQLEELATGGLAPDLTLWLELPLAESLRRRGERTADRIEASGEAFLQRVIDGFAELGAAQGWRRVDATGAPQQVAAACCGLLTELAAGSPP is encoded by the coding sequence ATGGGAGCTGATTTCCAGGTGTCAGCGCCGGCGGTGGCTCCCCGGGGCAGGTTTGTGGTGCTTGAGGGCATCGATGGCTGCGGCAAGAGCACCCAGATCGAGGCTCTGCGCCGCTGGTTGCCCACCAGTGGCTTGCTGGCAACCGGCGCCGAGCTGCTGGTGACCAGGGAGCCGGGCGGCACTGCCCTGGGGGCCGCCCTGCGCCAGCTGCTGCTGCACCCCCCGGGTGAGGCGGCGCCGGAGCCAATGGCCGAGCTGCTGCTCTATGCCGCCGACCGGGCCCAGCATGTGGAGCAGTGCATTCGGCCGGCTCTGGCAGCCGGCCATTGGGTGCTGAGCGATCGCTATAGCGGCTCTACGGCGGCCTATCAGGGCTATGGCCGCGGCCTCGACCTGGCCCGTATCGCCCAGCTGGAGGAGCTCGCTACAGGAGGTCTGGCCCCCGATCTCACCCTGTGGCTGGAGTTGCCCCTGGCCGAATCCCTGCGCCGCCGCGGTGAGCGCACTGCCGACCGCATCGAGGCCAGCGGCGAGGCTTTTCTGCAGCGGGTTATCGATGGTTTTGCGGAATTGGGGGCTGCGCAGGGCTGGCGGCGGGTTGATGCCACCGGGGCACCGCAGCAGGTGGCGGCAGCCTGCTGCGGCTTGCTGACCGAGCTTGCGGCTGGTTCGCCCCCATGA
- the rpaB gene encoding response regulator transcription factor RpaB, with the protein MTASAPTTTLGNNHGKEVILVVDDEASIRRILETRLSMIGYQVVTACDGIEALELFKTTQPDLVVLDVMMPKLDGYGVCQELRKESDVPIVMLTALGDVADRITGLELGADDYVVKPFSPKELEARIRCVLRRVEKESIAGSPNSGVITVGELRIDTNKRQVYRGNERIRLTGMEFSLLELLVSRSGEPFSRGEILKDVWGYTPERHVDTRVVDVHISRLRSKLEDDPANPELILTARGTGYLFQRIVDAVASEGT; encoded by the coding sequence ATGACGGCCTCCGCCCCCACCACCACCCTCGGGAACAATCACGGCAAGGAAGTAATCCTGGTCGTTGACGACGAAGCCAGCATCCGGCGGATCCTGGAAACCCGCCTATCGATGATCGGCTACCAGGTGGTCACGGCCTGCGACGGCATCGAGGCCCTGGAATTGTTCAAGACCACCCAGCCAGATCTGGTGGTGCTCGACGTGATGATGCCGAAGCTCGATGGCTACGGCGTCTGCCAGGAGCTGCGCAAGGAATCGGATGTGCCGATCGTCATGCTCACCGCCCTAGGCGACGTGGCAGATCGCATCACCGGCCTCGAGCTCGGCGCCGACGACTACGTGGTGAAACCCTTCAGCCCCAAGGAGCTGGAAGCCCGCATCCGCTGCGTGCTGCGCCGGGTGGAGAAGGAGTCCATCGCCGGTTCACCCAATTCCGGAGTGATCACGGTGGGCGAACTGCGCATCGACACCAACAAGCGTCAGGTGTATCGAGGTAATGAGCGCATCCGCCTCACCGGCATGGAGTTCAGCCTGCTGGAGCTGCTGGTGAGCCGCAGCGGCGAGCCCTTCAGCCGGGGTGAAATTCTCAAGGATGTATGGGGCTACACCCCGGAGCGTCACGTGGATACCCGGGTGGTGGATGTCCACATTTCCCGACTGCGCTCCAAACTGGAGGATGATCCGGCCAACCCCGAGTTGATCCTCACAGCTCGCGGCACCGGTTATTTGTTCCAACGCATCGTTGACGCCGTTGCCTCCGAAGGGACCTGA
- a CDS encoding heavy metal translocating P-type ATPase, with product MKCGGCVRAVEQRLLDQPGVRQASVNLLTRTAWVDLASAEADQANLLEALAELGFQARLRSSEVELSSRRERLRARSWWQQWRQLVVALVLLLVSVLGHLPGVGLGALWIHALVATAALAGPGRPILVRGIQGALAGLPSMDTLVGLGVFSAYGASLVAFLWPHTGWPCFFNEPVMLLGFVLLGRFLEERARFRTGRALEQLAELQPDTALLLLGDGPPRPVRVGGLRPGDRVRLLPGDRVPVDGVVLEGCSAVDVSGLTGEPLPLQAAAGSELAAGSLNLEAPLVLEVSRRGADSAIARIIHLVERAQARKAPIQALVDRIAGRFTLVVLALAVATLLFWWLVGTQIWPQVLNSPHAAGHAGHGVLGTSAETPFALALQLAIAVLVVACPCALGLATPTAITVGTGRAAREGLLFRGGDAIETAARLQAVLFDKTGTLTLGRALVAAVEPLADLDADRLVQLAASLEAGSRHPLGQALLQEAQSRDLELFELGDSHTTAGEGVVGLVEGRRLRVGRLAWVEPAPSAALLARQALLECQGASVLAVADDQLGLLGLIAINDQPRPDAAAVLAALRGMDLELGLLSGDRREPVQQLGSRLGLKPAELAWELRPEQKLERILQHPAYGALAMVGDGINDAPALAAADLGIAVGTGTQIAQDSADLVVMGEQLDGIVRALLLARRTMAKVRQNLAWAFGYNLIVLPLAAGVLLPGFGVLLTPPLAALLMALSSITVVANALLLQDGRDDGS from the coding sequence ATGAAGTGCGGCGGCTGCGTGCGGGCCGTGGAGCAGCGCCTGCTGGATCAGCCCGGGGTGCGCCAGGCCAGCGTCAACCTCTTGACCCGCACTGCCTGGGTCGATCTCGCCTCTGCGGAAGCGGATCAAGCCAACCTGCTTGAGGCCTTGGCAGAGCTGGGTTTCCAGGCGCGGCTGCGCTCCAGTGAAGTCGAGTTGTCGAGTCGCCGGGAGCGTTTGCGTGCGCGCAGCTGGTGGCAGCAGTGGCGCCAGCTGGTGGTGGCCCTGGTGCTGCTGCTGGTGTCCGTGCTCGGCCATCTGCCAGGGGTAGGGCTAGGTGCCCTCTGGATTCACGCCTTGGTGGCCACTGCAGCCTTGGCAGGGCCCGGGCGGCCGATTTTGGTGCGGGGAATCCAGGGAGCCCTGGCCGGCTTGCCCAGCATGGACACCTTGGTGGGACTGGGGGTGTTCAGCGCCTACGGGGCCAGCTTGGTGGCCTTCCTTTGGCCCCACACCGGCTGGCCTTGCTTTTTCAATGAGCCGGTGATGCTGCTCGGCTTTGTGCTGCTGGGCCGCTTTTTGGAGGAACGGGCCCGCTTTCGCACCGGCCGTGCTCTCGAGCAGCTCGCTGAGCTCCAACCTGACACCGCCCTGCTGCTGCTTGGCGATGGACCGCCGCGTCCGGTGCGGGTTGGCGGCCTGCGCCCCGGTGACCGCGTTCGGTTGCTGCCTGGAGACCGGGTGCCAGTTGATGGCGTGGTGCTGGAGGGCTGCTCGGCGGTGGATGTTTCAGGTCTTACCGGCGAACCGCTGCCCCTGCAGGCCGCTGCCGGCAGCGAGCTCGCCGCCGGCAGTCTCAATTTGGAAGCGCCCCTGGTGCTGGAGGTGAGTCGCCGTGGGGCCGATAGCGCCATTGCCCGGATCATCCATCTGGTGGAGCGGGCCCAGGCGCGTAAGGCGCCAATTCAGGCCCTCGTTGACCGGATCGCCGGGCGCTTCACCCTGGTGGTGCTGGCTTTAGCGGTGGCGACGCTGCTTTTTTGGTGGTTGGTAGGCACCCAGATCTGGCCCCAGGTGCTCAACTCCCCCCATGCGGCAGGTCACGCTGGCCATGGGGTGCTTGGCACCAGCGCCGAAACCCCATTTGCCCTGGCCCTGCAATTAGCAATTGCGGTGTTGGTCGTGGCCTGCCCCTGCGCCCTTGGCCTAGCTACCCCAACCGCCATCACGGTGGGCACGGGCAGGGCTGCCCGCGAGGGTTTGCTGTTTCGCGGTGGTGATGCGATTGAAACCGCGGCCCGGCTCCAGGCCGTGCTGTTCGATAAAACCGGCACTCTCACCCTGGGCCGTGCCTTGGTGGCGGCGGTGGAGCCCTTGGCTGATCTTGATGCCGATCGGCTGGTGCAACTGGCCGCCAGCCTTGAAGCGGGCAGTCGCCATCCCCTGGGCCAGGCCTTGCTGCAGGAAGCCCAAAGCCGTGATCTGGAGCTGTTTGAGCTGGGTGATTCCCACACCACGGCCGGTGAAGGCGTGGTGGGCTTGGTTGAGGGCAGGCGGTTGCGGGTTGGACGGCTGGCCTGGGTGGAACCGGCGCCCTCAGCCGCATTGCTGGCCCGCCAGGCTCTGCTCGAGTGTCAAGGGGCCAGCGTGCTGGCTGTGGCCGACGACCAGCTGGGCCTGCTGGGATTAATAGCAATCAATGATCAGCCCCGCCCGGACGCGGCGGCGGTGCTGGCAGCGTTGCGGGGCATGGATCTGGAGCTTGGCCTGCTCAGTGGCGATCGGCGTGAACCGGTGCAGCAGCTGGGCAGCAGGCTGGGTCTGAAGCCGGCGGAGCTGGCCTGGGAACTGCGGCCCGAGCAGAAGCTGGAGCGCATCCTGCAGCATCCGGCCTACGGCGCTCTGGCGATGGTGGGTGATGGCATCAACGACGCCCCGGCCCTGGCTGCGGCAGACCTTGGCATCGCCGTCGGCACGGGCACCCAGATCGCCCAGGACAGCGCCGATTTGGTGGTGATGGGCGAGCAGCTCGACGGCATTGTGCGGGCCCTGCTGCTGGCCCGCCGCACCATGGCCAAGGTGCGCCAAAACCTTGCTTGGGCCTTTGGTTACAACCTGATTGTGCTGCCGTTGGCGGCCGGTGTGTTGCTGCCGGGCTTTGGGGTATTGCTCACCCCGCCGCTGGCTGCCCTGCTGATGGCCCTGAGCTCGATCACGGTGGTAGCAAATGCCCTGTTGCTGCAGGATGGCAGGGATGATGGGAGCTGA
- a CDS encoding photosystem I assembly protein Ycf3, translating to MPRSQRNDNFIDKSFTVMADLILKVLPTNRRAKEAFAYYRDGMSAQADGEYAEALENYEEALTLEDDPNDKAFILYNMALVFASNGDHAKALDFYGQALDLNSKMPQALNNIAVIHHHLGSIAEESGDADEADRCFDQAADFWGKAIRLAPNNYIEAQNWLKTSGRGSVDVYF from the coding sequence GTGCCCCGCAGTCAGCGCAACGACAACTTCATCGATAAGAGCTTCACGGTGATGGCCGACTTGATCCTCAAGGTGCTGCCCACCAACCGACGCGCCAAGGAGGCATTTGCTTATTACCGCGACGGCATGAGCGCCCAGGCCGACGGCGAATACGCAGAAGCCCTTGAGAATTACGAGGAGGCGCTAACCCTCGAGGACGACCCCAACGACAAGGCTTTCATCCTCTACAACATGGCGTTGGTGTTTGCCTCAAATGGTGACCACGCCAAAGCGCTTGACTTCTACGGCCAGGCCCTAGATCTCAACAGCAAGATGCCGCAGGCCCTCAACAACATTGCGGTGATTCACCACCACCTGGGCTCAATCGCCGAGGAAAGCGGCGATGCCGATGAAGCTGATCGCTGTTTCGATCAGGCCGCCGACTTCTGGGGCAAGGCGATCCGCCTGGCACCAAACAACTACATCGAAGCCCAGAACTGGCTCAAAACCAGCGGCCGCGGCAGCGTCGACGTGTATTTCTGA
- the fabD gene encoding ACP S-malonyltransferase, whose translation MGIAWVFPGQGSQKVGMAEPVLQLPGARERFEQASALLGRDLLAICSGTGGGGELSDLNDTRNTQPALFVIESLLAEALQAQGRAPQLVAGHSLGELVALHVAGVFDFATGLQLMKRRSTLMAAAGGGAMTAVMGFERSELDDLVAATEGVVVANDNSDAQVVLSGSPEAVAAVSSSLKCKRAIPLAVSGAFHSPFMAAAATAFATELEAVAFADAAIPVLSNTDPSPETNAAALKARLVHQMTTGVRWRETMAQFGALGIDIVVEIGPGAVLSGLIKRSCPGIQTAQISSAADLAL comes from the coding sequence ATGGGCATTGCCTGGGTGTTTCCTGGCCAGGGCTCGCAGAAAGTGGGCATGGCAGAGCCGGTACTGCAGCTGCCTGGAGCCCGGGAGCGTTTCGAGCAAGCCTCAGCCCTGCTGGGCCGTGACCTGCTGGCGATCTGCTCAGGCACGGGGGGGGGTGGCGAGCTAAGCGATCTCAACGACACCCGCAACACCCAACCGGCCCTGTTTGTGATTGAAAGCCTGCTGGCAGAAGCCCTGCAGGCCCAAGGCCGCGCGCCCCAACTAGTAGCGGGCCACAGCCTGGGCGAATTGGTCGCTTTGCATGTGGCTGGGGTATTTGACTTCGCCACCGGTCTGCAGCTGATGAAAAGACGCAGCACCTTGATGGCTGCTGCCGGCGGCGGCGCCATGACGGCGGTGATGGGCTTCGAGCGCAGCGAGCTGGATGACCTGGTGGCAGCCACCGAAGGGGTGGTAGTTGCCAACGACAACAGCGACGCCCAGGTGGTGCTCTCCGGAAGCCCCGAAGCGGTGGCAGCCGTCAGCAGCAGCTTGAAGTGCAAACGGGCGATTCCCTTGGCCGTGAGCGGTGCCTTCCACTCCCCCTTCATGGCGGCAGCCGCCACCGCCTTTGCCACCGAGCTGGAAGCGGTGGCCTTCGCCGATGCGGCGATCCCCGTGCTCAGCAACACCGATCCCAGCCCCGAAACCAACGCAGCCGCGCTCAAGGCCCGCCTGGTGCATCAGATGACCACCGGCGTGCGCTGGCGCGAAACCATGGCGCAATTTGGGGCTCTGGGCATCGATATCGTCGTGGAGATTGGGCCTGGAGCCGTGCTCAGCGGCCTAATCAAACGCAGCTGCCCGGGCATCCAAACCGCCCAGATCAGCAGCGCCGCCGACCTGGCGCTATGA